The following coding sequences lie in one Gouania willdenowi chromosome 5, fGouWil2.1, whole genome shotgun sequence genomic window:
- the LOC114463613 gene encoding specifically androgen-regulated gene protein: protein MPQSITGLETRSAVDSAGSWDSVVSANSNNSDDSLEHLSAEEKACLMFLEETIESLDVEDGRLSTDELPNPGNLATKLADLSASLNKNKQGLPDAPPTESVRRNMGGKLLYSYLVPTPFVVANSSQCSVSNANAPKLRVTFKDDKPVQTPKAPPVPLEVNVVTVPPTKLKDHPGRTTDSLQPRGPLSYDALVHLRKSASVKKTPLCPTVDHTIDSDQHLRHVRAPNPRNPSPSDNFNSEVSKPKTNPPAVAPKPKALPANIPVKTSKGSTPSKSFYNIKNAQDPQCVRLEALQKLGLLKDDEMAKDVNRFPSRGPTNCSPSRSPSFCHSQVPPEPKNKALQSSASFHCYSRNDQQPTTVQSSAQCNRSRKVGMERSATVDGHRSRSYFTEQSHHTSAKMVRTSSSTRDEVRQPSTSQVVYTAMVVPGMGADRKEALRKLGLLKN from the exons ATGCCCCAAAGCATCACTGGTCTGGAGACGAGGAGTGCTGTGGACAGCGCTGGTAGCTGGGACAGTGTTGTCAGTGCCAACTCTAATAAC AGCGATGACAGCTTGGAGCATCTGTCAGCCGAGGAAAAGGCCTGTCTTATGTTTTTAGAAGAGACAATTGAGTCTTTGGATGTTGAGGATGGTCGACTGTCTACAGATGAACTTCCCAATCCGGGCAACCTCGCGACCAAACTAGCAGATCTGTCAGCCTCTctgaacaaaaacaagcaag GTTTGCCGGATGCTCCTCCTACTGAATCCGTAAGGAGGAACATGGGGGGCAAACTGCTCTACAGCTACTTGGTACCCACTCCTTTTGTGGTGGCCAACAGCTCACAGTGTTCTGTTTCCAATGCTAATGCCCCAAAGCTTCGAGTCACCTTTAAAGACGATAAACCTGTTCAGACACCCAAAGCACCTCCAGTACCTTTAGAAGTTAACGTTGTGACAGTACCTCCAACAAAACTCAAGGACCACCCAGGGAGGACCACCGACAGTCTCCAACCAAGAGGACCACTGTCCTACGACGCACTTGTACATTTGCGGAAAAGTGCGTCGGTAAAGAAGACGCCTTTGTGCCCCACGGTCGATCACACAATAGACTCGGACCAACATCTGCGTCACGTGAGAGCCCCAAACCCTAGAAATCCATCTCCATCTGACAACTTTAACTCAGAGGTTTCCAAGCCCAAGACGAATCCCCCCGCTGTGGCCCCAAAGCCAAAGGCCCTTCCTGCGAACATACCTGTAAAAACATCAAAAGGATCCACACCCTCAAAGTCTTTTTACAATATCAAGAATGCACAGGATCCTCAATGCGTGAGGCTCGAAGCTTTGCAGAAACTGGGCCTTCTAAAAGATGATGAGATGGCAAAAGACGTCAACAGATTCCCCTCTCGAGGCCCTACTAACTGCAGTCCCTCACGGAGTCCTTCATTCTGTCACTCCCAAGTGCCCCCAGAGCCCAAGAACAAAGCTCTACAGAGCAGTGCCAGTTTCCATTGCTACTCTAGAAATGACCAGCAGCCTACCACGGTCCAAAGCTCTGCACAATGCAACAGGTCCAGAAAAGTGGGCATGGAGCGCTCGGCCACCGTGGACGGCCACAGAAGCAGGAGTTACTTCACAGAGCAGTCTCATCATACTTCAGCCAAGATGGTACGAACAAGCAGTAGCACACGGGACGAAGTCCGACAGCCATCCACCTCACAGGTGGTTTATACCGCCATGGTGGTGCCTGGGATGGGAGCGGATCGGAAAGAAGCTCTGAGAAAACTTGGACTGCTAAAAAATTGA